A region of Micromonospora sp. WMMD882 DNA encodes the following proteins:
- a CDS encoding IS3 family transposase has protein sequence MFGQLRDADISVQRACALTGTSRATYYRRAKPVVGPRHGPWLPRTPPPQALSTAERERVLAVLNSPAYADLAIPQVWARELDAGRYHCSMSTMYRIARAAGQSRERRRLATHPPRVRPELVATGPGQVWSWDITALKGPVKGVWYRCYVMIDIYSRYVTGWLVAAAEDAVVARDFLADAIDRNGIEPHTIHADRGGAMVSKPVSEMLVDLGVLRSHSRPRTSNDNPYSEAQFKTMKYVPDFPARFGSLADARAFCDGFFTAYNHEHRHSGIGWHTPASVHYGTAEQIREHRQNTLDAAHATHPDRFNHRPRPPQLPDRAWINQPTQQDQTVSI, from the coding sequence GTGTTCGGGCAGTTACGCGACGCGGACATCTCCGTGCAGCGGGCGTGCGCGTTGACCGGGACATCGCGGGCGACCTACTACCGGCGGGCGAAGCCGGTGGTCGGGCCGCGGCACGGGCCGTGGCTGCCGCGGACCCCGCCGCCGCAGGCGCTCAGCACCGCCGAGCGGGAGCGGGTCCTGGCGGTGTTGAACTCGCCTGCTTATGCCGACCTGGCGATCCCGCAGGTCTGGGCCAGGGAACTCGACGCGGGCCGCTACCACTGCTCGATGTCCACGATGTACCGCATCGCCCGCGCGGCCGGGCAGAGCCGGGAACGACGCCGGCTGGCGACCCATCCGCCCCGGGTGCGGCCGGAGCTGGTCGCGACCGGGCCGGGTCAGGTGTGGTCCTGGGACATCACCGCGTTGAAAGGACCCGTCAAAGGCGTCTGGTACCGGTGTTACGTCATGATCGACATCTACTCCCGGTACGTCACCGGGTGGCTCGTCGCGGCCGCCGAGGACGCGGTCGTCGCCCGTGACTTCCTGGCCGACGCGATCGACCGTAACGGGATCGAGCCGCACACCATCCACGCCGACCGCGGCGGCGCCATGGTGTCGAAACCGGTGTCGGAGATGCTCGTCGACCTCGGTGTCCTCCGCTCGCACTCCCGACCCCGGACCTCGAACGACAACCCGTACTCCGAGGCCCAGTTCAAGACTATGAAGTACGTGCCGGATTTCCCGGCCCGGTTCGGATCCCTCGCTGACGCGAGAGCCTTCTGCGACGGCTTTTTTACCGCCTATAACCACGAGCACCGGCATTCCGGGATCGGCTGGCACACCCCGGCGTCGGTGCACTACGGCACCGCCGAGCAGATCCGCGAGCACCGCCAGAACACCCTCGACGCGGCCCACGCCACCCACCCAGACCGGTTCAACCACCGGCCACGCCCACCGCAACTACCCGACCGTGCCTGGATCAACCAGCCCACCCAACAGGACCAAACCGTCTCAATTTGA
- a CDS encoding transposase, with protein MSTSSGKQPASGGGDPAPKPSRRVFSPEYKLAMVAEYENAANGEKGAILRREGLYSSHIIEWTRARDAGHLGQAGTPDSGAASAGSRVKKSAEQIELEKLRRQNEKLQADLKKTRIALDIMGKAHALLEELSESADNDNPPRRS; from the coding sequence GTGTCCACTTCATCTGGCAAGCAGCCGGCGTCCGGCGGCGGGGACCCGGCGCCGAAGCCGTCGCGGCGGGTCTTCAGCCCGGAGTACAAGCTCGCGATGGTCGCCGAGTACGAGAACGCCGCGAACGGAGAGAAGGGTGCGATCCTGCGCCGGGAAGGCTTGTACTCGTCGCACATCATCGAGTGGACACGGGCTCGGGATGCCGGGCACCTCGGCCAGGCAGGGACTCCGGATTCCGGCGCTGCGTCGGCCGGGTCGCGGGTGAAGAAGTCCGCAGAACAGATCGAGCTGGAGAAGCTGCGCCGGCAGAACGAGAAGCTGCAGGCGGATCTGAAGAAGACCCGCATTGCGTTGGACATCATGGGAAAAGCGCACGCGCTCTTGGAGGAACTCTCCGAGAGCGCGGACAACGACAACCCGCCGAGGAGATCCTGA
- a CDS encoding GAF domain-containing protein, translated as MINDSYEPRLLTPPDVQAPQRLHRLRALRLGRAEPEFDDFARKLAQTTDMPWAMVNFLDEHGQFFAGLYTARTTQPGVSPPVTPLEPGRRMSRDQGFCPHVVARRRALVLEDVCAWPRFAGNPVVDQLGIRTYLGAPLIDHTGTALGTICVVGPEPRAWGQKGLTTIKTLAAELSALIEQREHHPR; from the coding sequence ATGATCAATGACAGCTACGAACCCCGACTCCTCACCCCACCCGACGTACAGGCACCGCAGCGGCTACACCGCCTGCGGGCCCTGCGACTCGGACGAGCGGAGCCGGAGTTCGACGACTTCGCCCGCAAGCTGGCCCAGACCACCGACATGCCCTGGGCGATGGTGAACTTCCTCGACGAGCACGGCCAGTTCTTCGCCGGCCTCTACACCGCCCGAACCACCCAGCCGGGGGTGTCCCCGCCGGTCACCCCACTCGAACCCGGCCGCCGCATGTCACGAGACCAGGGCTTCTGCCCACACGTCGTCGCCCGACGCCGCGCCCTGGTCCTCGAGGATGTCTGCGCCTGGCCGCGATTCGCCGGCAACCCCGTCGTCGACCAGCTCGGCATCCGCACCTACCTGGGCGCCCCGCTGATCGACCACACCGGCACCGCCCTCGGGACGATCTGCGTGGTCGGCCCCGAGCCCCGCGCCTGGGGCCAGAAAGGGCTCACCACCATCAAGACCCTGGCCGCCGAGCTGTCGGCGCTCATCGAACAGCGGGAACACCACCCCCGGTGA
- a CDS encoding HAD hydrolase-like protein, translated as MNVDPARCLHIGDSWHADVEGALAAGMVPIWIARPPAATRPRPPSVPSYPTVTHAIRDLLRLLSSDAATQPQPADPARPAARVDRFPVTSEQPTTRQQP; from the coding sequence CTGAACGTCGACCCCGCACGCTGTCTCCACATCGGCGACAGCTGGCACGCCGACGTCGAAGGCGCCCTCGCCGCCGGCATGGTCCCGATCTGGATCGCCCGCCCTCCGGCGGCCACACGGCCGCGGCCACCATCCGTGCCCTCGTATCCCACCGTCACCCACGCCATCCGCGACCTCCTGCGGCTTCTCTCCAGCGACGCCGCAACACAGCCGCAGCCAGCCGACCCGGCCCGCCCCGCGGCACGGGTCGATCGCTTCCCCGTCACATCCGAACAACCGACGACGAGGCAACAACCATGA
- the tmk gene encoding dTMP kinase, with translation MFIVIEGPNGVGKTTIAGRLADRLRHDTGRPVHLTTEPTRTRLGELLREAEAVIHGRALALAIAADRTAHVEDEIIPALDAGAIVISDRYVQSSLVLQRVDAVDLREIWSYNRYVLQPTVSLYLIDDPQVIAARLAARHRLTRLEATGSPERELRLYDQAFDFLHRQSWHQAKIDCRNRNPEQVVSAALDTLTPCSPDAPRPDTLTPCCRS, from the coding sequence ATGTTCATCGTGATCGAGGGACCCAACGGGGTCGGGAAGACCACCATCGCCGGGCGGTTGGCCGACCGGTTGCGCCACGACACCGGCCGGCCCGTGCACCTGACGACCGAGCCCACCCGCACCCGGCTCGGGGAGCTGCTGCGTGAGGCGGAGGCCGTCATCCACGGACGGGCCCTCGCCCTCGCGATCGCCGCCGACCGCACCGCGCACGTCGAGGACGAGATCATCCCCGCCCTCGACGCCGGCGCCATCGTCATCAGCGACCGCTACGTGCAGTCCTCACTGGTCCTGCAGCGGGTCGACGCGGTCGACCTGCGCGAGATCTGGAGCTACAACAGGTACGTCCTGCAACCCACCGTCTCCCTCTACCTGATCGACGACCCGCAGGTCATCGCCGCCCGCCTCGCCGCCCGCCACCGCCTGACCCGACTTGAGGCCACCGGCAGCCCCGAACGCGAGCTGCGCCTCTACGACCAAGCGTTCGACTTCCTCCATCGGCAGTCCTGGCACCAGGCGAAGATCGACTGCCGGAACCGGAACCCGGAACAGGTGGTCTCCGCCGCCCTCGACACGCTGACCCCATGCTCGCCCGACGCCCCGCGGCCTGACACCCTCACCCCGTGCTGTCGATCCTGA
- a CDS encoding roadblock/LC7 domain-containing protein → MNTTTPGQELAWLLAALLERVPHTHSALLLSSDGLPRAAHGLAGDGADHLAAIASGLFSLTRSAGQMFDGGSGVRQVVAELDDTLLFVTAAGEGAVLAVLAGRQTDVGVLGYEMSQMVKSVRPYLATPARSAGVISPAVR, encoded by the coding sequence GTGAACACCACGACGCCCGGCCAGGAGCTGGCCTGGCTGCTGGCCGCCCTGCTGGAACGGGTGCCACACACCCACAGCGCGCTGCTGTTGTCCTCCGACGGGCTGCCGCGGGCCGCCCACGGCCTGGCCGGCGACGGCGCGGACCACCTGGCGGCGATCGCCTCCGGGCTGTTCTCCCTGACCCGCAGCGCCGGGCAGATGTTCGACGGAGGCTCCGGCGTGCGGCAGGTGGTGGCCGAACTCGACGACACGCTGCTGTTCGTCACCGCCGCCGGTGAGGGCGCGGTGCTGGCGGTGCTGGCGGGCCGTCAGACGGACGTCGGCGTCCTCGGCTACGAGATGTCGCAGATGGTCAAGAGCGTCCGACCGTATCTGGCGACCCCCGCCCGCAGCGCCGGCGTCATATCCCCTGCCGTCCGATGA
- a CDS encoding endonuclease/exonuclease/phosphatase family protein, with protein sequence MLSILTLNIQATSRRRAEPLLRWLAARPEQVLLLTETSGGDGTAHLVDQFRRAGCHVLHPSLPGDRGAAMISRVPVTARPDLTAGLSIPGRAVAATIDSDPPVTVLGVYVPSSDRAPAKVQRKKTFLASLVDTLDHLNADERAHLVLGGDYNVIPRDHQPPYPGVWLPFEYGLFDALADAGLTDTHQHLAPGVPQHSWFGRAGNSYRFDYLHVGAALRDRIHGGDYLQEPREQRLTDHAAVTLNLDLPADTLDMRPMPQAAEPATLF encoded by the coding sequence GTGCTGTCGATCCTGACCCTGAACATCCAGGCCACCTCCCGGCGGCGCGCCGAACCGCTGCTGCGGTGGCTCGCCGCCCGCCCGGAACAGGTCCTCCTGCTCACCGAGACCAGCGGCGGCGACGGCACCGCCCACCTGGTCGACCAGTTCCGCCGCGCCGGCTGCCACGTCCTGCACCCGTCCCTGCCCGGCGACCGCGGCGCGGCAATGATCAGCCGGGTGCCGGTCACCGCCCGCCCGGACCTCACCGCCGGACTCAGCATCCCCGGCCGGGCCGTCGCCGCCACCATCGACAGCGACCCGCCTGTCACCGTCCTCGGCGTCTACGTGCCCTCCAGCGACCGCGCCCCCGCCAAGGTCCAACGGAAGAAGACGTTCCTCGCCTCCCTCGTCGACACCCTCGACCACCTGAATGCTGACGAGCGGGCGCACCTGGTGCTCGGCGGGGACTACAACGTCATCCCCCGCGACCACCAACCCCCCTACCCCGGAGTGTGGCTACCGTTCGAGTACGGCCTATTCGACGCCCTCGCCGACGCCGGACTCACCGACACGCATCAGCACCTCGCCCCCGGCGTCCCGCAGCACAGCTGGTTCGGCCGGGCCGGCAACAGCTACCGCTTCGACTACCTCCACGTCGGCGCCGCACTACGCGACCGAATCCACGGCGGCGACTACCTACAGGAGCCCCGCGAGCAGCGCCTCACCGACCACGCCGCCGTCACGTTGAACCTCGACCTGCCCGCCGACACACTCGACATGCGGCCCATGCCGCAGGCAGCCGAGCCGGCGACCCTGTTCTAA
- a CDS encoding class IV adenylate cyclase has translation MTSIDTAQTTGTTAVAACEVEVKYQVGDLAVLEAALAARGVVLSAPVVQDDQAYAPVGWDYGQSKIGVPFARLRTERGRHLLTVKTPVANEQSCVEHETEVADREQMHAAIQQLGFYPTVRIRKTRRTATVGLMSLCVDEVDGIGAFLEIERIVSGDGSGERVQAELDRFAVALEAPLRRTSDTYDSLVRAAGLIGV, from the coding sequence GTGACGAGCATTGACACCGCCCAGACGACAGGCACGACCGCAGTGGCCGCGTGCGAGGTGGAGGTCAAGTACCAGGTCGGTGACCTCGCCGTGCTGGAGGCGGCTCTGGCCGCCCGTGGTGTCGTCCTGTCGGCGCCGGTCGTGCAGGACGATCAGGCGTACGCGCCGGTCGGTTGGGATTACGGGCAGTCGAAGATCGGGGTGCCGTTCGCGCGGCTGCGGACCGAGCGGGGTCGGCACCTGTTGACGGTCAAGACGCCGGTGGCCAACGAGCAGTCGTGTGTCGAGCACGAGACCGAGGTGGCCGATCGGGAGCAGATGCACGCCGCGATCCAACAGTTGGGCTTCTATCCGACGGTGCGCATCCGCAAGACCCGGCGTACCGCGACCGTCGGGTTGATGTCGTTGTGCGTTGACGAGGTGGACGGCATCGGCGCGTTTCTGGAGATCGAGCGCATCGTTTCCGGTGACGGGTCCGGTGAACGGGTCCAGGCCGAGCTTGACCGGTTCGCCGTCGCGCTGGAGGCGCCGCTGCGGCGGACGAGCGACACCTATGACTCACTGGTCCGCGCGGCGGGGCTGATCGGGGTTTAG
- a CDS encoding acyl-CoA dehydrogenase family protein, whose protein sequence is MVDGYHLTPHHTRLRDTVRAFAEAEIRPRVAELEAGRSVARDLSRHIARQGWLGVTIDPTHGGLGLGHLAKTIIIEELSRVCAAMGAMLQASQLGTAKIIHFGSDTQKQTWLPAIAAGDCLPTIAVTEPGSGSHVLGITTTAVRDGDDYLITGTKTFVGNSHIGDLHGVVARTGPGTLGLSAFLVEADRPGVRLTPHEPSMGLHGFSFGEIVFDNCRIPAANRLGVEGDGLDVAYSSSVLYGRPNLAAVALGIHQAVLDTTVTYTTSQHRYGKPLADLPTVKQRIGAMQSRLMVARLAAYHAAHLLDRGLPCDAELVNAKLVNAEQTIDSARTAMEIHAAHGLHPARSPIERYFRDALHIVAPAGTSDIQLLRLAEHALGAARQPWSTRFHSSVSLRRRQRGEVKPTLRAGTTATGFSAC, encoded by the coding sequence ATGGTCGACGGCTACCACCTCACCCCCCACCACACACGCCTGCGGGACACGGTCCGGGCGTTCGCCGAGGCCGAGATCCGACCCCGCGTCGCAGAGCTGGAGGCGGGCCGGAGCGTGGCGCGCGACCTGTCCCGGCACATCGCCCGCCAAGGATGGCTCGGCGTCACGATCGACCCCACCCATGGCGGACTCGGACTCGGCCACCTCGCCAAAACGATCATCATCGAGGAACTGTCCCGCGTCTGCGCCGCCATGGGCGCCATGCTCCAAGCGTCCCAGCTCGGCACCGCGAAGATCATCCACTTCGGCAGCGACACGCAGAAACAGACCTGGCTACCCGCCATCGCCGCCGGTGACTGCCTGCCGACCATCGCCGTCACCGAACCCGGATCCGGCAGCCACGTCCTCGGCATCACCACCACCGCCGTCCGCGACGGCGACGACTACCTCATCACCGGCACGAAGACCTTCGTCGGCAACAGCCACATCGGCGACCTGCACGGCGTCGTGGCCCGCACCGGCCCCGGCACCCTTGGACTGTCCGCCTTCCTCGTCGAAGCGGACCGGCCCGGTGTGCGCCTCACCCCGCACGAGCCGAGCATGGGCCTGCACGGCTTCAGCTTCGGCGAGATCGTCTTCGACAACTGCCGGATTCCGGCGGCGAACCGGCTCGGCGTCGAAGGCGACGGCCTCGATGTGGCCTACTCCTCCAGCGTCCTGTACGGCAGACCCAACCTCGCCGCCGTCGCCCTCGGCATCCACCAAGCCGTCCTCGACACCACCGTCACCTACACGACCAGCCAACACCGCTACGGGAAACCGCTGGCCGACCTGCCCACGGTGAAGCAGCGCATCGGCGCCATGCAGTCCCGGCTGATGGTCGCCCGCCTGGCCGCCTACCACGCCGCACACCTGCTCGACCGCGGACTACCCTGCGACGCCGAACTCGTCAACGCCAAACTCGTCAACGCCGAACAGACGATCGACTCCGCCCGCACCGCGATGGAGATCCACGCCGCACACGGCCTGCATCCCGCCCGGTCGCCCATCGAGCGTTACTTCCGCGACGCCCTGCACATCGTCGCCCCCGCCGGCACCTCGGACATCCAACTCCTCCGACTGGCCGAACACGCCCTCGGCGCCGCGAGACAACCCTGGTCGACCCGGTTCCACTCCTCCGTCTCCCTGCGGAGGCGACAACGAGGCGAGGTGAAGCCCACGCTGCGGGCAGGCACGACCGCGACGGGTTTCAGCGCGTGCTGA
- a CDS encoding ATP/GTP-binding protein, producing MPAYNDDSDRTPNALKVLIAGGFGVGKTTFVTATSEIPPLRTEEILTAASVGADDLAGVEAKTTTTVALDFGRITIDAGNVLYLFGTPGQDRFWFLWDELCHGALGAVVLVDTRRLPDCFAAVDFFESRRMRFLVAVNEFDGAYRYDPAEVRAALSLRPEVPVVTCDARHQRSATAVLVTLVQYLLTAPPSVLASADPTEAGNPA from the coding sequence TTGCCGGCCTACAACGACGACTCTGACCGCACGCCGAACGCGCTCAAGGTGCTGATCGCCGGCGGGTTCGGAGTCGGGAAGACCACCTTCGTCACCGCGACGAGCGAGATCCCGCCGCTGCGCACCGAGGAAATCCTCACCGCGGCCAGCGTCGGCGCCGACGACCTCGCCGGGGTGGAGGCCAAGACGACCACCACCGTGGCCCTGGACTTCGGCCGCATCACCATCGACGCCGGCAATGTCCTGTACCTGTTCGGCACACCGGGGCAGGACCGGTTCTGGTTCCTGTGGGACGAGCTGTGTCACGGCGCGCTCGGCGCGGTGGTGCTGGTCGACACCCGCCGCCTGCCGGACTGCTTCGCCGCCGTGGACTTCTTCGAGTCCCGCCGCATGCGGTTCCTGGTCGCCGTCAACGAGTTCGACGGCGCCTACCGATACGACCCCGCAGAGGTACGCGCCGCCCTGAGCCTGCGGCCGGAGGTGCCGGTCGTGACGTGCGACGCCCGCCACCAACGATCCGCGACCGCCGTCCTGGTGACGCTCGTGCAGTACCTGCTCACCGCGCCGCCTTCCGTACTCGCCAGCGCCGACCCGACAGAGGCAGGTAACCCGGCATGA
- a CDS encoding ATP-binding protein, with amino-acid sequence MEVRPDAPAGEPTATGLRARLLRLSVGPAAVVAVIALGTAAWAVTLTPGPVPVTAALMIVCAVVACSAVVAGAAVRGRELARSVAGTPAATARESVAPMVGQQEVYVGLARRLQGLAHREIQLLDTLEAQVEDPDLLKGLFQVDHLATRTRRYAENLAVVGGAVPRRQWSRPLPLVEVLRSATAEVEQYARVRVTPPVEGTVRGHAGADVVHLLAELIENATVFAPPDTEVTVRARRVAAGVAVEVDDRGLGMPHPEQDRLNTLLADPGRVDVGDLLRDGRIGAWVVSALARRHAITVKLQTNVYDPGGGDPANAAARRPYDPGTASRRPGPNTATHRADHAATTDDRCPAVTGRPAPPPTHAPGESDTDHTDARHLPQLPHRPGRARRRVAARAAAPDPAGTHGGPVTAAPPRGGEPAPRRPRPDADGRLPARR; translated from the coding sequence GTGGAAGTCCGACCCGACGCGCCGGCTGGAGAGCCGACCGCGACCGGCCTGCGCGCCCGCCTGCTGCGACTGTCCGTGGGACCGGCCGCGGTGGTGGCGGTGATCGCACTGGGGACGGCGGCGTGGGCGGTGACCCTGACACCAGGGCCCGTCCCGGTGACGGCCGCGCTGATGATCGTGTGCGCGGTCGTGGCGTGCTCCGCGGTCGTCGCGGGCGCCGCGGTGCGCGGTCGTGAGCTCGCCCGGTCTGTCGCCGGGACACCGGCAGCCACCGCGCGGGAGTCGGTCGCCCCGATGGTGGGTCAGCAGGAGGTGTATGTCGGTCTCGCCCGCCGGCTGCAGGGCCTGGCGCACCGCGAAATCCAGTTGCTGGACACCCTGGAAGCGCAGGTCGAGGACCCGGACCTGCTCAAGGGCCTGTTCCAGGTGGACCACCTCGCCACCCGCACCCGCCGCTACGCGGAGAACCTCGCCGTGGTGGGAGGGGCCGTGCCGCGGCGGCAGTGGAGCCGACCACTGCCGCTGGTCGAGGTCCTACGCTCGGCCACCGCCGAGGTCGAGCAGTACGCCCGGGTACGGGTGACGCCCCCGGTCGAGGGAACCGTACGCGGCCACGCCGGAGCCGACGTGGTGCACCTGCTGGCCGAGCTGATCGAGAACGCGACCGTCTTCGCGCCTCCGGACACGGAGGTGACGGTGCGGGCCCGGCGGGTCGCGGCCGGCGTGGCGGTCGAGGTGGACGACCGCGGCCTGGGCATGCCGCACCCCGAGCAGGACCGGCTCAACACCCTGCTGGCGGATCCGGGCCGCGTCGACGTCGGGGACCTGCTCCGCGACGGCCGTATCGGCGCGTGGGTGGTATCAGCGCTGGCCCGCCGGCACGCCATCACGGTCAAACTGCAGACCAACGTCTACGACCCAGGCGGTGGTGATCCTGCCAACGCCGCTGCTAGGCGACCATACGACCCAGGAACCGCCAGCCGTCGACCCGGCCCGAACACCGCCACGCACCGCGCCGACCACGCCGCCACCACCGATGACCGGTGTCCCGCCGTCACCGGCCGTCCCGCGCCACCGCCCACCCACGCCCCCGGCGAGAGCGACACCGACCACACCGACGCCCGCCACCTACCACAGCTCCCTCACCGGCCAGGACGCGCACGGCGACGGGTCGCGGCCCGTGCTGCCGCGCCGGACCCGGCAGGCACACATGGCGGCCCCGTTACGGCAGCCCCGCCCAGGGGCGGTGAACCAGCCCCGCGGCGGCCACGACCCGACGCTGATGGCCGACTTCCTGCGCGGCGTTGA
- a CDS encoding DUF742 domain-containing protein — MSSGGAHQETWVDEAAGRLVRPYTVSAGRTRPTTAMDLLSWVVATGVRPRGRLEPDHGVALGLCGEATTVAEIAARMRLPAAVTKVVLSDLVAVGAVRTRPPSPVVDPHDRTILERLLAGLQRRL, encoded by the coding sequence ATGAGCTCCGGCGGCGCGCATCAGGAGACGTGGGTCGACGAGGCGGCCGGGCGGCTGGTACGCCCCTACACGGTCAGCGCCGGCCGGACCCGGCCCACCACGGCCATGGACCTGCTGTCGTGGGTCGTCGCCACCGGCGTCCGGCCGCGCGGGCGGTTGGAGCCGGACCACGGCGTGGCGCTGGGTCTGTGCGGCGAGGCGACCACGGTCGCCGAGATCGCCGCCCGGATGAGGTTGCCGGCCGCGGTCACGAAGGTGGTGCTGTCGGACCTGGTGGCGGTCGGCGCGGTACGCACCCGCCCACCCAGCCCGGTCGTCGACCCCCACGACCGGACGATCCTGGAGCGGCTCCTTGCCGGCCTACAACGACGACTCTGA
- a CDS encoding radical SAM protein, whose product MSKRLVVETHASSCYFRTSVEGDERKALVQITERCNLHCAHCFVSSTRVGADIPLEVMVETVLPRLRRARVRRLTLTGGEPFVHPHLVEICAAAARMDLPVKICTNATRTSDGQIAALAALGNVRVNVSFDGFRPASHGRFRGDRDSFATTRETTRRFAEAGLLHGILSTPNVLTRPEEFAELCAFAADLGAEYVLMNPLSSFGRGVKSHGRLAAPEQTMRAIAAATAPLAGRVELVPIRFPNDERPLSGCDAGTLIYVFANGDTAVCPYLVFAARTPQSRHADREFLVGNILDGEIADALDRYRFQDRYQVGADPTCGACALSTSCGKGCPAAVVAAGQRIGVRDAEQCPPETVRRPLIPIQPVNR is encoded by the coding sequence GTGAGCAAGCGTCTGGTCGTCGAGACCCATGCCAGCTCCTGCTATTTCCGCACCTCCGTGGAGGGCGACGAGCGTAAGGCGTTGGTGCAGATCACGGAGCGGTGCAACCTGCACTGCGCCCACTGCTTCGTCTCCTCCACCCGCGTCGGGGCGGACATACCGCTGGAGGTGATGGTCGAGACGGTGCTGCCCCGACTGCGGCGGGCCCGGGTGCGGCGGTTGACGTTGACCGGCGGGGAGCCGTTCGTGCATCCACACCTGGTGGAGATCTGCGCGGCGGCGGCCCGGATGGACCTGCCCGTCAAGATCTGCACCAACGCCACCCGGACCAGTGATGGGCAGATCGCCGCTCTCGCGGCGCTGGGCAATGTGCGGGTCAACGTCAGCTTCGACGGGTTCCGGCCCGCCTCGCACGGCCGGTTCCGGGGCGACCGCGACTCGTTCGCCACCACCCGGGAGACGACGCGGCGGTTCGCCGAGGCTGGTCTGTTGCACGGGATCCTGTCGACGCCGAACGTGCTCACCCGGCCGGAGGAGTTCGCCGAGCTGTGCGCGTTCGCCGCGGACCTGGGCGCGGAGTACGTGCTGATGAACCCGCTGTCGAGCTTCGGGCGGGGCGTGAAGTCCCACGGTCGGCTCGCCGCGCCGGAGCAGACGATGCGGGCGATCGCCGCCGCCACCGCGCCCCTGGCCGGCCGGGTGGAGTTGGTGCCGATCCGGTTCCCGAACGACGAGCGGCCGTTGTCCGGCTGCGACGCCGGCACCCTGATCTACGTGTTCGCCAACGGCGACACCGCCGTCTGCCCCTACCTGGTCTTCGCCGCCCGGACCCCGCAGTCCCGGCACGCCGACCGTGAGTTCCTGGTCGGCAACATCCTCGACGGGGAGATCGCCGACGCCCTCGACCGCTACCGCTTCCAGGACCGCTACCAGGTGGGTGCCGACCCGACCTGTGGGGCGTGCGCGTTGAGCACCTCGTGCGGCAAGGGCTGCCCGGCCGCCGTCGTCGCCGCCGGCCAGCGCATCGGCGTCCGGGACGCCGAGCAGTGCCCGCCCGAGACCGTACGGCGTCCGCTGATCCCGATCCAACCGGTCAACAGGTGA
- a CDS encoding HAD family hydrolase — protein sequence MLTTSRALVSDQPADTLPVLARYLHTRLGTPPARALAAISFDIDDTLIDTSGSLAHGVRAGAQLAATLTSRVDPGALITAYHAAFAAHWRYPAAAGARGLHDLRRRVWRTALRSVSVSLDTRGLDRLVRTCVAAQLAMITPDPELRGLLRELTDLAPVAVCSNGPRASIQRKLDKAALTEFVTATICGPDRGLAKPDPGPFHA from the coding sequence GTGCTGACCACCTCCCGCGCCCTCGTCAGCGACCAGCCCGCCGACACGTTGCCGGTCCTGGCGAGGTACCTGCACACGCGACTCGGCACGCCACCGGCCCGAGCACTCGCGGCCATCAGCTTCGACATCGACGACACACTCATCGACACCAGCGGCAGCCTGGCTCACGGGGTGCGGGCGGGAGCCCAGCTCGCGGCCACCCTCACCTCCCGCGTCGACCCCGGCGCGCTGATCACCGCCTACCACGCGGCATTCGCCGCCCACTGGCGGTACCCTGCCGCAGCGGGCGCCCGTGGCCTGCATGACCTTCGTCGACGCGTCTGGCGGACGGCTCTACGGAGCGTGAGCGTCTCGCTGGACACCAGGGGCCTGGACCGGCTGGTGCGCACATGCGTCGCCGCCCAACTCGCCATGATCACCCCGGACCCGGAACTACGCGGTCTCCTGCGAGAGCTGACCGACCTCGCGCCGGTAGCGGTCTGCAGCAACGGGCCACGTGCCTCGATCCAGCGCAAGCTGGACAAGGCGGCCCTCACCGAGTTCGTCACGGCCACCATCTGCGGTCCGGACCGCGGACTCGCGAAGCCCGACCCCGGCCCCTTTCACGCGTGA